The Nostoc sp. 'Peltigera membranacea cyanobiont' N6 genome contains the following window.
CGGCATAGAAGCAGGGTTGCTGACTACTGCTTTGTCTACTTTCGCCGTCAGCTATTTTTTCTTAGAGCCAGTATTTTCGCTCTCAGTTGCGAGTCTAGACAGCATCAGACGGTTAGGCTTGTTTGTCCTAGTGACAACATTCATTAGCTTACTGAACTCAGAGTTACGCACTGCCAAACAACATCTTCAGATGAGTTTGCAGAAGTTACAAGCGAGTGAGGCAAAGTTTAGAAGGTTGGTAGAGTCCAACATTATTGGGGTAATTGTAGCCAATATGGACGGGGCGATCGCAGAAGCTAATGATGCTTTTTTAGAAATGGTAGGTTATTCGCAGGAGGATTTACTTGCTGGGCGAGTCCGATGGCAGGACATCGTAGCACCAGAATATATTGAAGCTAACAACAGTGCGATCGCAGAACTCAAAACCCAAGGTGTATGTCAACCTTTTGAGAATGAATACATCCGCAAAGATCAAAGCCGCGTTCCTATTCTGTTAGGTTCTGCTTTGTTAGAAAACAATCCTAACGATATTATCTCTTTTGTACTTGATTTAAGCGAACGCAAACGAGCGGAAATAGCACTGCATCAACAAGAAGAGGAACTGCGCCTAATTACAAATGCTCTGCCCGTCCAGATTTCCTATGTTGATATGCAGCAGCGTTATCGCTTCAATAACAAGGGGTATGAAGACTGGTTTGGACTTCCTGCTTCCGAAATTTATGGTAAACACATTAGAGAAATTCTCGGAGAGTCGATTTATCAGTCAATTCTTCCTTATGTAGAAGCGGTACTTTCTGGAGAGGAAGTAACTTACGACACCCAATTACCCCATAAAGATGGCACAAACCATTACGTGAATGTAACTTATGTTCCCCAGTTCAGTCAGCAAGGAAAAGTTGAAGGATTTGTTGCGCTGATTACAGATATTACACTTCATAAATTAGCAGAAGCAGCCCTCAAACAGAGTGAGAAACGGTTAAAAGCACTAACCGAAAAAGTCCGCATGATTCCTTGGGAGGTAAATGCCAATACCGGAAATTTTACTTATGTAGGGCCGCAAACTGTTGAGATTCTTGGCTATCCATTGTCAGACTGGTACATCGATAATTTCTGGGAAAAACACATGTATCCAGAAGATCGGGAGTGGGTTATTAGGTATTGCCAAGAATCTTCTCTAATACTGGATAATTACGAATTTGAATACAGAATGTTGGCTGCTGATGGCAGAATTGTCTGGCTGTATGACATTGTTAATGTCGTGCGGGATGAGAATGGACCGCAGCTACTACATGGATTTATGCTCGATATTACCGATCGCAAGCAAGCAGAGCAAGAACGCGAACAACTGCTTGAGCGCGAACAAGCAGCACGCGCCGATGCAGAAGCTGCAAACCGGATGAAGGATGAATTTCTCGCCACCCTCTCCCACGAACTCCGCACACCTTTAAACGCCATACTAGGTTGGACGCAGCTACTGAGAAGTCGCAAATTTGATGAGGCTACCACTGGGCGGGCGCTAGAGACAATTGAGCGGAACACTAGATCCTTAACGCAACTAATCGAAGATGTCCTAGATGTGTCGCGGATTATTAGAGGTACACTCCATCTAAAGACGCATCGGGTAAAACTTGTAACACTTGTAGAGGCAGCAATTGATACTGTGCGCCCAGCAGCCGAAGCCAAAGAGATTAGCATTAAGTGTAAATTCGATCCTGAAGTAGGGGTAGTTGTGGGTGATACCAACCGCTTGCAACAGGTTGTGTGGAATTTGCTCTCCAATGCCGTCAAGTTTACATCCAAAGAGGGAAGAGTTGATGTGCAATTGCAGCGAATTGAATCATCTGTGCAAATTCGGGTAAGTGATACGGGAGTGGGAATTGCTGGCGAATTCCTACCCCATGTATTTGAACGCTTCCGTCAAGCTGATAGTTCGATTACGCGATCGCACGGCGGACTAGGATTAGGGTTAGCGATCGTCCGCCACTTGGTAGAATTACACGGTGGCACAGTTTCTGTGGAAAGTCCAGGTGTGGGACAGGGGGCGACATTCATTGTCAATCTGCCCATGAGAGCCATTTATGTAGAGGCTAATACCGGAGAGCAGCTTTCATCTCTGGTTGATGTCCAAGAGGCTAACAATTATCTGCCGAGGCTAGATGACTTGCGAGTGCTGATCGTCGATGATGAGGCAGACGCGCGTCATTTACTCACCACAATTCTGGGACAGTATGGGGCCCAAGTCATAGCAGCTGCATCTGCAAGTGATGCACTGTTTGCTTTGGAACAATATCGCCCCCATATACTGGTGAGCGATATTGGTATGCCACAAGAAGATGGCTACGCACTAATTCGTCAAGTGAGGGCGCTACCAACAGATCGAGGAGGGCGGATTCCAGCAGTGGCGCTGACAGCTTATGCTAGGGCGGAAGATCGGACGCAAGCGTTGTTAGCAGGCTTTCAACTCCACGTTCCCAAGCCAGTGAATCCCGCCGAGTTAGCTGCTGTGGTTGCCAACCTCACTGGACGCACTTGAAGAATTAAATTAAAAATTAACGCGATGTGCGGCTTATTCTTAGAGGATGTCTGAAAAAATTTTTGTATACACGTAACACTTCGAGATCCCCTTAAAGTCCCCGCTTAAAAATGGGGACTTTAAGAGGATGTTTGAAAAGTCCTATTGTAGGTATCAAAACGTTTTAGATCCCCCTAAATCCACGCCACTTGCTTCACTTCGCGAGACCCCAAGACCGCAGTGGCTCCCCGATAAATTGGGGGACTTTGATTCTTCCCCCTTTTTAAGGGGGGTTAGGGGGGATCGCTAAGTGTCTAAAATCACGGCGAAATACTTGTTCATTCATCCTCTAAGGGACTTCCAAATAAAAAAATACTCAACTACTTATTGTGGTGTGGGCAAGATGCCCACACCACAAGAGTTCTAAAAATTTTAGGTATGCAAACTAAATGTGGTTTAGCTTACCTACCTCGCCGCCGTTGGCATACCCAAAATATCCTCAATCCTGGGCATATCTTCCAACGCAATCACCCTTCCTTCATTCTCAAAACCGGCAATTTGATCGAAGTTCAAATACCGATACAAATCATCTGCAAAAGGATGAATTCTACTTGCCACAATATCCAAATATTCCTGCACTGTCGGAAGCCGCCCCAGCAGCGCACAAACTGCGGCTAATTCTGCTGAACCAAGATACACTCGCGCATCTTTACCCATGCGATTATTGAAGTTGCGGGTAGAGGTAGAAAACACTGTTGTGCCATCAGCAACTCGCGCCTGATTACCCATACACAAACTACATCCTGGCATTTCTGTTCTAGCACCCGCAGCCCCAAATATGCTGTATACACCTTCTTCTTTTAATTGGTGTTCATCCATGCGGGTTGGTGGTGAAATCCACAGGCGAGTTTTCACTTCACCTGCACCTTCTAAAACTTTGGCTGTTGCTCGATAATGACCAATATTTGTCATACAAGAACCAACGAATACTTCTTGCACTGGGTCATTAGCAACTTCCGATAATAACTTAACATTATCGGGGTCATTGGGAGCAGCAACAATTGGTTCTTTGATTTCGTTCAAATCAATTTCAATTATTTCGGCATACTCTGCATCAGCATCGCCTTCTAATAACACGGGATTTGCTAACCATTCTTCCATCTTTGCCACACGGCGCAGCATGGTACGCGGATCGTCATAGCCCCGTGCTATCATATTTTTCAGCAGCGCTACGTTAGAACGCAGATATTCCGAAATTGTCCCTACACTGAGCTTAATTGTACATCCGGCACAAGAACGCTCGGCACTAGCATCGGTGAGTTCAAAGGCTTGTTCAACTTTTAAATCTGGCAAACCTTCTATTTCTAGAATTCGCCCGGAGAAAACATTTTTCTTATTCTGCTTTTCTGCTGTCAGCAAACCTTTTTGAATTGCCACATAAGGAATGGCATTCACAACATCCCGCAGGGTGACACCTGGTTGCAATTCACCTTTAAATCTTACCAAAACTGACTCTGGCATATCTAAAGGCATGACACCCAAAGCCGCCGCAAAGGCCACTAATCCCGAACCGGCGGGAAAGGAAATTCCCAAGGGGAAGCGGGTGTGAGAGTCGCCGCCAGTTCCCACGGTGTCGGGTAGCAGCATCCGGTTTAACCAAGAGTGGATGATACCATCACCGGGGCGGAGGGCAACACCGCCACGAGAAGCAAAGAAATCGGGGAGTTCGTGATGGGTTTTGATGTCTACTGGTTTGGGGTAAGCGGCTGTGTGGCAGAAACTTTGGATAACTAAGTCTGCACTGAAACCAAGACAGGCGAGTTCTGTCAATTCGTCGCGGGTCATGGGGCCTGTGGTATCCTGGGAACCAACGGTAGTAATGATGGGTTCGCAGGATGTGCCGGGACGCACACCAGGTAATCCGCAAGCTTTACCGACCATTTTCTGTGCCAGGGTATAGCCTTTACCTGTATCCAAGGCTTGCTGGGGACGGGTGAAAACGGTGCTGGGTTCTAAACCAAGTGCAAGACGAGTTTTGTCGGTGAGGGTACGGCCGATAAGTAAGGGGATGCGTCCACCTGCGCGGACTTCATCGAGAATGGTATCGGGTTTGAGGGCAAAGGTGGAAATGACTTCGCCTGCTTCGTTTGTGATTTCGCCTTTGTAGGGATGGATGGTAATTACCATGCCGGTTTCGAGTTTGGTGACATCGCACTGAATAGGCAAAGCACCGGCATCTTCAGCTGTGTTAAAAAAGATTGGCGCGATCGCACCACCTAAAACATAACCCCCAGCGCGTTTGTTTGGCACAAAAGGGATATCATTTCCTGTATGCCACAATACGGAGTTAATGGCAGATTTCCGCGAGGAACCAGTACCAACCACATCCCCTACGTAAGCTACAGGATGCCCTTTTTTCTTCAGTTCGGCAATGGTTGCCACACTTCCCGGTTGCCGTGACTCTAACATTACTAAGGCGTGTAAGGGAATATCTGGGCGAGTTGTGGCACTTTGGGCGGGGGATAAATCGTCGGTATTGGTTTCGCCAGGAACTTTAAAAACGGTGACAGTAATCGCTTCTGGTATTGTGGGGCGAACGGTAAACCATTCAGCTTCCGCCCAAGAGTCAATTACTAGTTTGGCGAAAGGATTGGTTTTAGATAACTCTAAAACATCGTGGTAAGCGTCATACACCAAAAGAATTTTGCTTAAGGCGTTGGCGGCATAAGCGGCGATGGGTTCCTTTCCTTGTCCGCCCATTACCAGAGGTGTTTCGGATGAGTCGGAGACGGATACAGTGGGCAATTGCAGCAAATCAATTAAAGATTGGACATTGTAACCACCAATCATTGTCCCTAGCAATTGCACCGCTTCTATGGGCGCAATCAACGGACAGGTGACTTCCTTTTTGGCAATGGCGGTGAGAAATCCAGCTTTGACATAAGCTGCTGGATCGACACCAGGAGAAACGCGATCGCTCAATAAATGCAATAATATATCCTCTTGACCCTTGGGCGGATTTTTCAGTAATTCACATAATTCTGAGGTTTGCTTCGCATCTAATGGTAAAGGGGGAATACCGAGTGCTGCCCTTTCAGCAACGTGTTTACGATATGATTCCAGCATTTTTATGTTCTCCATTGGGATTTTCTCCCTTTAATTATGAAATATTTTTAGGCAATACTTGGCTATAAAAGTTTAGCTTACTTTTATAGCTGAAAGCCTTATGAGTAATTGGTTGACTGCAATTTTTTTATACTGAAACTTTAGTGTTTGAAAAGTATTGGGCGAATGGAATTAGCTACTACACTAAACTTAGTCCACGGAGGTGGACTAAGAGAAAATTAAGACTTTTGAACCTGGGAGAAAATGTACTCGTGATAACCAACCATCTTTTTGCATAGTTCCAAATCCATTTGCTTCGCAACGCGATCGCCTAAGCTGAAACCTTTATGGGACAGTAGTTTTACTTTTTTCACTTCATCCATAATCTGTGACATGGAAAAAGTCTTTGCTAAAAAGCCAGGGTTTTCGCTGGAGAAAGAAAACCGAGTTCTTAATTTTGGATAAAGTCGAGCTAAGAAGCTAGATTGCGGAAGGGTTCTAATTACAGAATGTTCAGCAAATCTTCCTAACAAACCGAGTATTTGGAAATTAGAGTTTTGCTGTTTGGCAGCAGTGAATAAAACATCTATTTCTTTAATCTCTCCTGTAAATTTTTGTGATGCTTCGATTCAATCTACTCGGATTTTGGGACGGAATCAAAAATCTGTAAATTATCTGTAGGGTCACTTTTAACTTTCTTAGTTCATCGATTGTTCAAAAGGGTTAATGGTCTTAGCTGAATCTGTAATTAGCCGAATTTTAATCTCATGGTAAAATTCCTCTTGAAGTAGCTCTACTTTCGATTGAGCCGAAAGTAGTAGTAGCGCCCAGAAAACGCTAACTAAATGACTGTGTTTAGACTCATGTCCAGACCCATTTTGGTTGATAAGCTTTGTCTGAGTCCATAACTCTACAAGTTGTTCTAAATTCAACCAATTTTGCTCTGAATTTAGCCCCCTTGCTGATAAATTCAACACTTGTTCGAGTTCTCTAGCTACTTCCGTCAGATTTTCCTGGTGAGCTAACTCCAGCGCCTCCCGCATACTTTGGACGCTAGGCAGACGTTTGGGACGGATAGGTTTGCTGACTTTTTCTACCAGTTTTAGCTGGTTCGCCATAATCTGCAATTGCTTAATTAATTCTTGCAGAGTCACCCGGCGCTTTGGTGGCGGCATTGCCGATGCCCGACGACGCAATTGC
Protein-coding sequences here:
- a CDS encoding hybrid sensor histidine kinase/response regulator, whose product is MKGIRSLLAPYAVALLAVGSALLLTLLLQPLLKPTIFLLFFAAVAVSAWYGGIEAGLLTTALSTFAVSYFFLEPVFSLSVASLDSIRRLGLFVLVTTFISLLNSELRTAKQHLQMSLQKLQASEAKFRRLVESNIIGVIVANMDGAIAEANDAFLEMVGYSQEDLLAGRVRWQDIVAPEYIEANNSAIAELKTQGVCQPFENEYIRKDQSRVPILLGSALLENNPNDIISFVLDLSERKRAEIALHQQEEELRLITNALPVQISYVDMQQRYRFNNKGYEDWFGLPASEIYGKHIREILGESIYQSILPYVEAVLSGEEVTYDTQLPHKDGTNHYVNVTYVPQFSQQGKVEGFVALITDITLHKLAEAALKQSEKRLKALTEKVRMIPWEVNANTGNFTYVGPQTVEILGYPLSDWYIDNFWEKHMYPEDREWVIRYCQESSLILDNYEFEYRMLAADGRIVWLYDIVNVVRDENGPQLLHGFMLDITDRKQAEQEREQLLEREQAARADAEAANRMKDEFLATLSHELRTPLNAILGWTQLLRSRKFDEATTGRALETIERNTRSLTQLIEDVLDVSRIIRGTLHLKTHRVKLVTLVEAAIDTVRPAAEAKEISIKCKFDPEVGVVVGDTNRLQQVVWNLLSNAVKFTSKEGRVDVQLQRIESSVQIRVSDTGVGIAGEFLPHVFERFRQADSSITRSHGGLGLGLAIVRHLVELHGGTVSVESPGVGQGATFIVNLPMRAIYVEANTGEQLSSLVDVQEANNYLPRLDDLRVLIVDDEADARHLLTTILGQYGAQVIAAASASDALFALEQYRPHILVSDIGMPQEDGYALIRQVRALPTDRGGRIPAVALTAYARAEDRTQALLAGFQLHVPKPVNPAELAAVVANLTGRT
- the acnB gene encoding bifunctional aconitate hydratase 2/2-methylisocitrate dehydratase, which translates into the protein MLESYRKHVAERAALGIPPLPLDAKQTSELCELLKNPPKGQEDILLHLLSDRVSPGVDPAAYVKAGFLTAIAKKEVTCPLIAPIEAVQLLGTMIGGYNVQSLIDLLQLPTVSVSDSSETPLVMGGQGKEPIAAYAANALSKILLVYDAYHDVLELSKTNPFAKLVIDSWAEAEWFTVRPTIPEAITVTVFKVPGETNTDDLSPAQSATTRPDIPLHALVMLESRQPGSVATIAELKKKGHPVAYVGDVVGTGSSRKSAINSVLWHTGNDIPFVPNKRAGGYVLGGAIAPIFFNTAEDAGALPIQCDVTKLETGMVITIHPYKGEITNEAGEVISTFALKPDTILDEVRAGGRIPLLIGRTLTDKTRLALGLEPSTVFTRPQQALDTGKGYTLAQKMVGKACGLPGVRPGTSCEPIITTVGSQDTTGPMTRDELTELACLGFSADLVIQSFCHTAAYPKPVDIKTHHELPDFFASRGGVALRPGDGIIHSWLNRMLLPDTVGTGGDSHTRFPLGISFPAGSGLVAFAAALGVMPLDMPESVLVRFKGELQPGVTLRDVVNAIPYVAIQKGLLTAEKQNKKNVFSGRILEIEGLPDLKVEQAFELTDASAERSCAGCTIKLSVGTISEYLRSNVALLKNMIARGYDDPRTMLRRVAKMEEWLANPVLLEGDADAEYAEIIEIDLNEIKEPIVAAPNDPDNVKLLSEVANDPVQEVFVGSCMTNIGHYRATAKVLEGAGEVKTRLWISPPTRMDEHQLKEEGVYSIFGAAGARTEMPGCSLCMGNQARVADGTTVFSTSTRNFNNRMGKDARVYLGSAELAAVCALLGRLPTVQEYLDIVASRIHPFADDLYRYLNFDQIAGFENEGRVIALEDMPRIEDILGMPTAAR
- a CDS encoding segregation/condensation protein A, with translation MEASELLETITHLIYQAEQGEIDPWDVQVIEVIDRYLELMAPESIGRGYEADLSQSGQAFLSASMLVLFKANTLMQLSTVGDAQDGVLDDALMEDEDGISHHGHRLPLERQLRRRASAMPPPKRRVTLQELIKQLQIMANQLKLVEKVSKPIRPKRLPSVQSMREALELAHQENLTEVARELEQVLNLSARGLNSEQNWLNLEQLVELWTQTKLINQNGSGHESKHSHLVSVFWALLLLSAQSKVELLQEEFYHEIKIRLITDSAKTINPFEQSMN